Below is a window of Verrucomicrobiota bacterium DNA.
GCCCTCGCCGCCCGCGACAATGGCATTCCCTTTTATGTCGCCCTGCCCTCCTCGACATTTGACTGGGCTATCCATGATGGAGTCAAAGAAATCCCGATTGAGGAACGCAGCGGGGATGAAGTGAAGTTTTTTGAGGGCCGTAACGACAAGGGGCAAATTGCCCGTGTTCAAATCGCCCTGGACACTACGCCGGTTTCAAATTACGGCTTTGATGTCACCCCCGCCCGCCTGATCACCGGTCTCATTACCGAGCGCGGTATCATCCCTGCTAATGAAGAAGCCATTACCCGAGCTTTCCCGAGGTAACCCCCCGGGATCTCGGGGATTTTCTGACTGCAGCTTGGATAGTTTTAAGCGAGTTTTTTATTGGTAAAAATGAGCCAAAGGGCGTGAAGGGTTCCCGGAAACCAACCAAGGAGTGTGAGGGCGACATTAATCCAAAAATGGGTCGAGATACCCACCTGCAAAAAAGCGGTGATCGGTGGAAAAATAAATGCGAATATGAGTTTAATAATGATCATGGTGATTTCTCCCGGTTACTTTTAACCTACTTTGGCTGCTTTATCCCTATAATCAAGAAGAGATAACCAAAGCCTGTAAATCATAATCCCTCTAACTGCTAAGGGCAAGAGAGTAAACAAACGCAGTCCCATTCACGAATTGCCTCATAAGTTATGACACCGGGGAGAGGGAAGGTGGGCGGGGTCAAAAAGAACGTTGACTCAAAAGAAATGACACCGGAACAAAGGAGTCA
It encodes the following:
- a CDS encoding YqaE/Pmp3 family membrane protein; this encodes MIIIKLIFAFIFPPITAFLQVGISTHFWINVALTLLGWFPGTLHALWLIFTNKKLA